ccgACGAGGAGCTCGCGGCGTCCGCGCCGAGGTACCCGCCCGTGCAGCGGCGGTCGCCGAGCaccgcgcctccgccgtctccaCCGCAGCCCAGCGGCGGAGGGCACCAccacagcagcggcagcagcggcggtggcggttaccacaacaacaaccaccaccaccatggccAGTCGCAGATGCAGCGGAAGGGGGGCTCCAATCCGAAGAGCCCCATCGTGTGGAAGGCTGCCGACGAAATGATCGGCGTGCCAGTTCCGAGGAAGGCCCGCTCAGGTATGCACCTTGAAGGATGGAATTTTTCTGCCTCGCAGCTTCTGTCGGTTGTGTTCTCTTGCCTAATCTTGCCGCTCTTTGTTGTGTTCTCGGCAGCTTCTACGAAGAGGTCTTCGCATGAGTGGACAGCCCCCGGTGGTGGaaacggcggaggcggcgctggagaCAGTTCGCAGATCCAGCGGCCTTCTTCAAGGCCGATCTCGCCAGCTTCCGCATCGGCCACCGCCCCTATTCGGAAAAAGCTGGTAAGTTCCTAAGACGGACCTAATCCGCATAATTCGCTgattgctgattttttttctttctattgcTGATGTTTTCTCTGCCGTGCCTTGTGCCTCTCAGAAATCCGTTGGTGGCGGTGGTAGCAGCGGCGGTTCTGGTACAGTACCGAAGCAGCGGCCGACGCCGGCCTCAGCACCTTCGGCAGCCCCTCAGCCGCCGCCAGCAAAGATTACCAAGTCGCCATCGTTCATTCAGGAGGAGATCGAGGTCGCCGAGGTGCTATTTGGTTTGACTCGGCAGTTCCCTGCCCCATCCAAGCAGGAGAACTCCAACCACAAGCCGGAGCCAAGGGACGCCTCGGAGCCCAAATCCGGGAACTCCTCGCCGgctccatcttcttctgcCGTCCGGCCGTCAGATTCATCCTCCCTTATCGCTGCAGGTGGGCACCTCTTCAATTCTGAGTTCTCAGAGATTTTTGTTGCTAATTTTGGTTTTGTTGGTCTAATGAACTTTTACTGCTTTTGCAGCGCCAAAGAGGAAGCGACCGCGTCTCCTCAAGTACGACATCGAAAACCGTCCGGCGAGCCCAGCGAAACCGGACTCGGCAGAACCATCTTCTAGGCCGGAGACGCTTCCTCCAACGAGATCAGATGGAAAGGCGTCGGTGTCGGCTGTGGCCGACAGTGGCGGCAGCACCACAGCCGCTGCCCAGCCTGAGACTTCCCGGGAGCCAGAGAAGAGGGAGGACCCCAGAAGCAGAGATCCAGAGCTGCGGGCCGGCGAATCAGATCGACGGGATCACAGGCCGGAGAGCAGGGCTGAGCCGGCCGCGGCACCAGGCAAGCCggagggcgaggcggcgccgccgcttggCTCCGAGTCCAGAAATGGTGAAGCCACCACCGCGACAAGGAGGTGGGCCATTTggatttttttatattattgGTGTTGTGATAACCATTATTGCCTTTGGATTGTGCCGATCTGATTAGTATATTCACAATTTTGTTTGAATTATTGTTTCCCAGTGAGCTGGCATCTGATGGCGCTCGGCAAGAAAAGTTAAAGTTTTCCATTGATCTCATGGTGGGTATATGCTTTCTTGTGTCTCTGTATGTGTGGTTGAATTGGTCTCGCGGAATTTGTTGGGCAAAGATTGAAAACGACAGTTTTTGCCGCAACTGTTGATTtgctttcttgttttctttttagcTCTTTTTTCTTACCTTTACCACCTCTCTCTGTTCTCCtaggctccccctcctgggaAGCTATCTCCTGATAGAGATGGCGCTTCCGACCCTGATGCGGATAAGAAGGGATTGGATGCTGAGATGGACATGGTGGGTGCTCTCGCTTCAGTTTCACCATATTCCTTTGATTGATCTCATCAGCTGGAGCACTGGATGTTCGGATTCTGATTTGTCTTTTTATTGTTCATCTTTTGGTCCAATCTCAGGTCGGGCGGGGAAATTCAGAAAAGAATGATGGCGCGAGGACTCGGAGAGGGCTGGAGATCAACCTGGAGGAAGATAGGGTACAGAGGACTCCGGCAGATGAGCTCGCTCCAAAGAAGCTCACGCTGCAGCTGGATTTGGAGAAGCCCAGCCTCGGTGACGAAAATTCGCCATCCGAGCGACGGCAGCCAccattgcagcagcagcacaaatCCACGAAGTCCGATTTAAAGCATGAAAAATCCCGTAAGAGTTTCACCGTGTCCTGCCTATTTTGTTTCTGGTTTTTCAAATTGTCATTCTTTCTTAATTTGGGAATTTTCTGTTCTGGCAGCTCTACCTGCTGTTTCGCCACCAATGCCAATGGCTGTTGGTGGCTGGATGGGGAGTTTCCCACCTTTTGGGTGAGTTTTCTTTTGCTGTTGGATGTGTTTCATGCACTCTTGCTCCCTGAGGTATGTGTAATCTCAAGCATGATGTCTCCTGTCTTGGCAGTTACCTTGGTCCGGTTCCGGGACTATCGGCTCctgggcttcatcatcctatGGAGGTCAAGCCGGGGACTTCTGCTGGATTACAGGTTTGTTTTTCACTTCAGGAATGGTGCGGTTCTATATATTTTTGAGTGACTTACTTTTCCAAGTCTAATGGTCTTTTACATTGCAGCATGCTGCATTGCTTCCTCCGGCTCCTGTCCGCCCCAAGCGCTGCGCTACACATTGTTACATCGCGCAGCAGATCCAATACAACCAGCGACTTTCAAAGATGAACTCTTTCTGGCCCCCAACAGCTGCTGCGGCAAGATCCGCGCCATTCTTTGGTCCAAGAGGACCATTCAACATGGGCGTTGTGCCACCCGCAGAGGCTGCATCCCTTATGGTGAACCCAATGCAGGGGAGCTACCCTGTCAGGGCCCACGCCCCAGTGCAAGAAACTAAGGCTCCTTCAATGGCAGCCGCTCCATTCCAAGGGATCCTGTCGAAGGATAAGGTAGCATCCAGCAgtgctgctgttgctgagTCAAACCAAAGGAAGCAAAATCCAGCTCATGAAACGCAGCAGTCCTCCCCCATGCCAAACATGATGGTATGTTTATGGTTGATATTTACAGTTTTTACGTTtattactattttttttgcggattATTACTATTATTTCTTATGGCTTTTTCAGTATTCTTTCTCCTGATAAAACTGCCCATGTACCTTTGTTTGTTACAGCAAGGGCCAGCATTCATCTTTCCATTCAACCAGCAACATGCTGCAGCAGTGGCTGCTGCAACTGCAGCCAATCGAATGGGAGATGCAAAATCTTCTGGACTCAGTAATGTGATGCCGCCGTCTGCCAACGCCCACACTTCAGCAGCACACCCTGGTGCCCCGGCCTTGAACTTGAGCTTTGCGAACCTGCAGGCACCTGATGCCCAGTTCTTAGCTATCTTACAGAATAGCTACCCATTCCAGGTTGCCGGAGGACCTCCGTCGTATCGAGGCATGGCACCACCAGGCCCAGGCGTACCATTTTTCAATGGGCATGTGTACTCTCATATGTTACACCCACCACAGCAGCAGGGTGCGCAGCAACAAAATCATCCGAAGAACCCAATGCCAAGCTTGTCTACTTCCTCTCAGAAGCATCAGTCACAACAATCTCAAGGGTTACTGGGATATGCACCGAATGcaaatgctgctgctgcagctgttGCCAGCAATTCCCAGAGCTATACTAGTGGCAACCATCGTCCTGTTCTACTGCATGGCCTTGCTCACCGCCAGGATACAGATAAGACTCTGCAAGATGGCCAATCTAGTGATGACAAGTCATCACACCATCAGCCTAATTTTGCTGTTCCAGTCCATCTTCCGAATTTTCAATTGATGCCAGCTGCTGGCAATCAGAGTGAAAAGAAATCGAAtgatcaccaccaccagcagcagcagcagccagcgaCGAGTCGGGGCCAGGGTGTACGAATTGATCTAGCTTCATCTCAGCCTTATGTGAATGTGATGCCATATGGTTCCATTGGTGCTCCTGGATCTGCACCAACTGGTCTTGACTTCTCTTCATTGGCCCAGAACCATGCACTCTTCCAGAGTCATCAAGAAGCAGGCAGGCATGGTTACCCTCAGCTCAATTTTGCTGCAGCCCAATCTCTTCAGGCTGCACAGCACAAGGCCCAGCATCAGATCACTGCAGAAGCTAAATCTGCTGCTGCAGATTCATCTTCTACGCCTAGTGCTGGAGATAGTGAGAGGAAGAAATCAGCGTCTGCAAAGTACCCGGGAGATCCACAGCAGCATGCTCTTTCCTTTTCCAGGCCAGAAAACAAGTCGTTTATGCACCCTTTCCTCAGTGGCAGCAATAATGAGAGCTCCCGCACTTTGAGCCTTATTGGGGCAGAATCTTCAAATGCCTTTGGTTTAGGTAGCAAATCTGCTGGTGCTTCTACTCCAGCAACTTCATCAGCTGCAGCCCAATCCATGCCAATCATttctcagcagcagcagcagcagcaacaccagcatcagcaacacctccagcagcaacaacaacaccatcaccagcagcagcaactccagcagcagcaccagcagcaacaacttcagcagcagcagcaacagcaacaacagcagcagcaacaaaatatgcttcagcttcagaagcagcagcagcagcagcagcaattgTTTCAACATCACCAGGCGAACTCTCGCCCCAGGTCTGCTGCACCTAGTAATGCTGGCGGATACTCGGATCGTCTGAATGTAACAAACTTTCAGAACTTAATGTATCCATCAAGTGCTGCCCAAGGTGGAGTTCCTGGTCAATCACCTCAGTTGAAGGGATCGTCAATGAGAGTGTCAGCCCCACCTGCAGCTGCATCTGTCACTGCTGCATCACCGCCATCTAATTTGATCATGATGAAGAACGGTGGTCTGCATCAGCAACAACAAGCAAAAGCTCTACAGGCTCTCTCCAGTCCTAATCATCCATCACAGAGCTCTCTAAGCATGAGTTCATCAAAGATGGGACCTTCTCTTGCTAATCTCTCTactggaggagcaggagatcTGTCTCGATCTTCGAATGCTCCTGTTGCTTCTGGTTCGCCATCGAATTCAGTCTCAAAAAGTACTGGTAGCCCACCCGCTTCTGGAAGTGCAAAGGGTGGCCAACCGGGTGTCCAATTGTCATCACCTCAACAGCAGTCAGCTAAGAACTCGGCTTCGACTTCTGGATCCAAGTCAACCCCTACAAATCATTACAGCAGTATGCCTATGCCATCAATCCTTGGCCAGCAGCCGAACATGGCTAATTCAAGCAGTAAGCAGCAGTCACATGTACCCTCATTGAAACAGCAGCCGTTTCCACAAGGTCACTTCTTCATCTCCAATACATACGCACCACAAGGTCCTCATGTAAATTCTGGTGTTGGTGGTGGTCTCTACCAAAAGCGTTCGTCTGAGAAGGCGCAGCAGCATTCTCCTCACCAGCAGAATTCTGCTTCGTCTGCAAtgctctccctctcttctgGTTCCATGTCAATGTCCACAGCTGCGATTCCAGCTGATGCCGGAAAGGCTCtcgctgcagctgctgccagCAATACCATGAAGACACTTCACCCTACTCCTGGCAGTTTTATGCACCTTACAACTGCAGGCCAATCTGCGAGTGGCTCGCCTCACTCTCACATGTCAGCGGCACAGTTGTCTTTTGGGGCAATGCCGATGCCTGTAAAGCCTACAAGTGATCAGAAACCTGCTGCTGGTAATGGACCTACATCTTTATTTTCCCTATAGGAGCAGAAGAGTTTTGTTCTATTTAACCATATAACTTAGTTCTTTCACCTAACATAAAGCATATGTGTTGGCAGGCAAGTAAATGGTCTTCTGGATGCTAGAATGCTAATCTGAACCGTCAAGCTAACTGCTAATTCTGGAGAAAGCGCTGAAAGACTGCTCACCTCCTTGCGTGGAAGCAAGCAGCAGTCGCGACGACAGCCACTGCTGCAAGAGCCAGTCCGTTGTCGAAGAGGATGATGCGCCCATTCCGTCTGTCAATAGCAGGAATGCTGGCTATATCAAGTATCTGGAATTGGTTGATGGGAGTGATACTTCTGTGTAGTAGGTCATCCTCCCATGGTGGAAAGCTTCGGGGTGCATAGGATCTCGTTTTTGCAGTTTTATGCAAGGATGTCAAAAGCTGGCCTCCCTCTGAATTTCTTCCTTCCCTTCACCCCCAACTGCTCTCTTTagcttttgttcttttctttgttctcTTAACTGAAGGAAGATTTAATTAGAATGCAGGACAAGGCAACTTTTGTGATGCTCTGGTGTTCCTTGCCTTTCTGTTCccatatatctatatatatgtttgtTAGGCAAAGTTGTGCTTgggttgttctagaaaacaactcGGGTAAGGGGGGTAGTATCCCAAAGTAATGATCCATGATTGGGGAGGTtgcatagcatagcatagcaaATTAGCAATGACAATGACCTGCCATTCGGTGTGTGTTGTAATTTGTCCTTGGAGGCGAAATGGATCAATCAAGTGATAATCTTAAGAATTCAGTTCTGGCCTGGCCTGTCTGATGACTCTGTAATGCCCGCATCAGAAAGTGCAGCAGCGCTGGTGCGCAGTCCAGTACTCCACTCAACCCCACCATCTTGTTAACTTGCGTTGGATGGACCGGACGAGTGCTGCTGCTATCTTCTTCTGCCTATCTCACATGGATTGATGGATACTCCATGAAAGCAGCTACTTCTGAGCCACACGTGTCTGCGCCGATGACCACTCAAAGTGCAGGTCGAAAAGTATACATATCTGAGGAAAACACCAGCCAGGGCAGAGGCGCCTTCGCTTTTCCTGACGCAAGCTTGAACATCACATTTTGCTGATCTGAGTGGGGACTCCATGGCCGAAGCTTTTGTCCAGATGCACCGATCCTGGTTGGTGACACGTGATTTATCAATCGCGTGCTAGATTTTTCTGATTACTAGTCACCAGCTTAGCttttttgcattgcattgcattgccGCCGTGTGACCTTTCCGGCAAGCACTCATCCGTCATCCAACTGGTTGGGGGTCATGGCTTCTTCTCCCGGTATATATCCTGTGCGTGCACACATCAGGTGGGGGCTGGTCCCTGTCATAGTTGCCAAAAATGCTTTGCCTTTGATTGCGAGGGCGTGAGGTGCTAGTTTGTCCCATTTGGTTTTGGGGATAGATCACCCGTGCCCGAGCCATGGCGGCTTAGCACAGTGGAGCCCCAATGGTGATCTTGGTTGTTGGGGTGTCACTTTGggaaatttatttatgttggATGTCGGAATAGTAAAACTCCGAATGGTTGGATGCTGTGGCTCGGCGGTGCCCTCCTCCCTGCGGTTGTGGGGAGGGGGGGATCAGAGATATCATGAGGGGGGAGAAATACTCTGGGAAAGGTTCTAATGTGGTGTGGATTCTAGTGGACGGACGTGAGAGCATTCTCAGAGGTTGATGCATCCGTGCCTCGACCAATTCCTATGTTCGAGCATCGGTGCACCCTCAA
This is a stretch of genomic DNA from Brachypodium distachyon strain Bd21 chromosome 1, Brachypodium_distachyon_v3.0, whole genome shotgun sequence. It encodes these proteins:
- the LOC100825357 gene encoding protein TIME FOR COFFEE; the encoded protein is MERIREARRAGVSMAGGPPPPPRRRLRSNGGGSGNGGGPRDSPRSERRRGERMMLNGTGGGRDDGDDTSDESLGDDDDDADEELAASAPRYPPVQRRSPSTAPPPSPPQPSGGGHHHSSGSSGGGGYHNNNHHHHGQSQMQRKGGSNPKSPIVWKAADEMIGVPVPRKARSASTKRSSHEWTAPGGGNGGGGAGDSSQIQRPSSRPISPASASATAPIRKKLKSVGGGGSSGGSGTVPKQRPTPASAPSAAPQPPPAKITKSPSFIQEEIEVAEVLFGLTRQFPAPSKQENSNHKPEPRDASEPKSGNSSPAPSSSAVRPSDSSSLIAAAPKRKRPRLLKYDIENRPASPAKPDSAEPSSRPETLPPTRSDGKASVSAVADSGGSTTAAAQPETSREPEKREDPRSRDPELRAGESDRRDHRPESRAEPAAAPGKPEGEAAPPLGSESRNGEATTATRSELASDGARQEKLKFSIDLMAPPPGKLSPDRDGASDPDADKKGLDAEMDMVGRGNSEKNDGARTRRGLEINLEEDRVQRTPADELAPKKLTLQLDLEKPSLGDENSPSERRQPPLQQQHKSTKSDLKHEKSPLPAVSPPMPMAVGGWMGSFPPFGYLGPVPGLSAPGLHHPMEVKPGTSAGLQHAALLPPAPVRPKRCATHCYIAQQIQYNQRLSKMNSFWPPTAAAARSAPFFGPRGPFNMGVVPPAEAASLMVNPMQGSYPVRAHAPVQETKAPSMAAAPFQGILSKDKVASSSAAVAESNQRKQNPAHETQQSSPMPNMMQGPAFIFPFNQQHAAAVAAATAANRMGDAKSSGLSNVMPPSANAHTSAAHPGAPALNLSFANLQAPDAQFLAILQNSYPFQVAGGPPSYRGMAPPGPGVPFFNGHVYSHMLHPPQQQGAQQQNHPKNPMPSLSTSSQKHQSQQSQGLLGYAPNANAAAAAVASNSQSYTSGNHRPVLLHGLAHRQDTDKTLQDGQSSDDKSSHHQPNFAVPVHLPNFQLMPAAGNQSEKKSNDHHHQQQQQPATSRGQGVRIDLASSQPYVNVMPYGSIGAPGSAPTGLDFSSLAQNHALFQSHQEAGRHGYPQLNFAAAQSLQAAQHKAQHQITAEAKSAAADSSSTPSAGDSERKKSASAKYPGDPQQHALSFSRPENKSFMHPFLSGSNNESSRTLSLIGAESSNAFGLGSKSAGASTPATSSAAAQSMPIISQQQQQQQHQHQQHLQQQQQHHHQQQQLQQQHQQQQLQQQQQQQQQQQQQNMLQLQKQQQQQQQLFQHHQANSRPRSAAPSNAGGYSDRLNVTNFQNLMYPSSAAQGGVPGQSPQLKGSSMRVSAPPAAASVTAASPPSNLIMMKNGGLHQQQQAKALQALSSPNHPSQSSLSMSSSKMGPSLANLSTGGAGDLSRSSNAPVASGSPSNSVSKSTGSPPASGSAKGGQPGVQLSSPQQQSAKNSASTSGSKSTPTNHYSSMPMPSILGQQPNMANSSSKQQSHVPSLKQQPFPQGHFFISNTYAPQGPHVNSGVGGGLYQKRSSEKAQQHSPHQQNSASSAMLSLSSGSMSMSTAAIPADAGKALAAAAASNTMKTLHPTPGSFMHLTTAGQSASGSPHSHMSAAQLSFGAMPMPVKPTSDQKPAAGK